The genomic segment ataatgaaactatgtttatacatattattctgaATTCTGTATAATTaagcattatatttattatgtaggtaccaaatagcaatcaaaatttaaattttgtatcagttaaatgttttaataaataaaaatatttaaaaggatAAGAgacaaattaatagttatttcttAAATACAGTAATGTAAACTTTACTATTCAAAGATATCttatgtattaaaaactaaaaaaataaaacttaacagAAGTAATAGAATtgctattaattgttattacttattaattaaattaattataataataataatagtttattgcaacaataatttaacatgcatttaaaatacctgtataaaatacaaaagttgCAACTTATCCTACAAGTAAAAACTGGAATGCGGATGAGTTgagttcaattaaaattaaacagaaaatataacaaaatgtaaacaatattaaaaaacttaccaaataaaaaattctaatatacaaatatatataaaacaaaaatatctaagaTATAACACTAACTACATgctttttatattgaataaaattaataaaaaaaaaacatttatgttatattcacataataataagacACCTTTGATAATAGGGCTTTGATtaccaaaatttgatttattcaaAGGAACATttaagttgttattattttttaatcttcaCATGCGATGGTAGATATTGCTTAATAGCAGGGatggaaaacatatttaaaaaaatgttaattaaacggaaaaaaaaacataaaatgaaaacaattaataaaaacgaaaacgaaaaaaaaaaaaaacaaaaacaattaataaaacaaaaaacaactgaaaagcgataacaaaaaatcccaaaaaccgaaaaaaatttaatgacgaaaacgaaaataaattatagcattatacattattaaattaaaccacgaaaagaaaaattttgaaaaaaaattctttactttttaatctttaactttaaaaatattttaatttgataaattgtaattttgatttaaaatttaaatattaagaataattaattttaatttttaacttttaagtgcatttctatattgcccgttactattataacttaaaagtcataagttataagaatataatataaaaaaaatatatatattatcaaaaacattatttggaaacaattggaaaataacttttttaaaaacgttaatcaaaaacaataaagaaaaataacgtttttaaaaatattaatcagaaacgtttaaaaacaaaaacgatattttttaaatcaataagcaaaaacgaaaaaaaaaaaattaaaaatgttttccatcCCTGCTTAATAGAGATCCTaaccttatacatatataacaaagTTTGTCGTTCATATGATAGCCTAAAAGTTTGTACATGTAGATCTGTATATagtacatttatagaaaaaaatctttgtttatttaaaataatttttattaaagaatttatagttgtacaatataatacattaatatggtTGGAGTATGTACAACCACAGACCAATGAACCATACAAGTAAACTGACTGCTAATACTAAGAAAATTACCCTCAAAGTTTTactatcaattttttagatctaatatattacgtagtattttaaatttataaaataattttcttattcagTTATtgacagaataaaatatatgatccaCAAATCTGTggtcaaaattaatacctaagcatttaatattataaattatctatagaggaatacaattacaatgtgaatttaaatatttacaataataagaaTGAATACATAAGACAGAATTAAATCTATTTGACGTACTTGTATAGttagaaatattgaaaattacatacctatttagaTTTACTTAAGTTCAATTAAAGATTGTCATTGTCACACCAATTCTTGATCAAATCAagacatataaacatattatatttgatttttttaacaattcattataatttataatgataactgGTAATAGGTACTCCTATGAATAAGAATGAAatgtactaaattaaaataggttataataggtacagttttccaaaagattaataattgttgttaaacATTATGGTATTACCTGTACCTATGGCTGTATggctatagagtatagatataAATCAATTGTTAAGTCTTTAACTTAGTTCTGTACCTCTATACCTCATCTATGTGAACATGATGTTAGGAGTGTTAGGACGTAACATATATGCAATAGTGATTAGTGTTACATTACATATCTTTACTTCATTACATCATCATTACATGtgtattcattaaaatagtCATATTTACGTctgtacaaactacaaatacCTACTGTCGATCGTAAATAACCCATTATATGTATATCGATAAGTTatcgacaaattacgaaaaatgttGTCTTTTTTGgggtaaatttataattacccaCACACGTCTATAAAAATCGTGGATATTCTACGTTGAAAAAATCGATAGTATAATCAACGACGAGGTAACGGAATGTGACAAAGACGAAGAACTGTCAGTTGAAGATTTATCTAGTTTTAAATATGCATCAATTATTGTATCTTGTGACACGGAAAGAAGTTTTTACGTGGTAATTGTAGAAGTTTTCAATTCGAAAAGTCGAAATCGATTTTTATTACTTCATGCTGGTACTTGTCCCATAAAagctacaataaattaatatgaatagtgTTAAACacaatttcatataaaaaatgttattctgaatttgaaaatgcctaattattttatatattataatactttaattaatttataatactttaatacttacACAATGtcattcaaaaatgtttttttttttgtatttgtatacatatatttagattgtgtaatatttttactcaacaccgtatagtttattaatttgtaaaaaaataactatgcaTATTTATGAAtcctgcatattatatagatttgcatcgcatataaatccgggccatattaacaaataattaatatttttaaattgttgattaatCGACTAGcccagggatggcgaaccttttgataactgcgtatcaaatcaaaatgtatggtttgattttatttgcctcgcgtgtcagaaactttgcagacttttttttttttttagtcgtcgTGTAAGGCATCCGAAACTAACTGTTGACGACTGTCGACTGTTCTATTGTACCTACGTTTGTACGTAAACGCGATAaacgaatttattgataatctaattTAATCGTTTACGAGCTTAGAAAATGGAAAgtacagattataatatcttaagatatattccaataataagttaaagaaagtttcaaattatcaataatttttttggaaagtgaagtaaaaattatgaatttattttaaattggcaTGTCACTGAGATAATGCGCACATGTCACTCCGTaacacgcgtgacataggttcgccatccctggaCTAGCCTATAGCGTATTTCTTGTGTTtctttaatatactttttattatatttgtgggttctacatttatttattttttgtatttcgtTATAGTTAAGTATCTACCAGTATATTGTAACTATtggttgatattaaaatatttataataaattgtttgtagttGTTGTACTATGTATGTAGTTAGTAATTACGACTGTTTGTATTACGATTTTATAACGGTTCTATTGTAAATTCATACTAGCCAGtattagaaaaatatcaaaatataggtaattcgGTATTTGATACAGATTCATACAGATACtaaccaatattaaaaaaataggtttcCAAATTCTTTATTGTATACggaaatataggtagtttattgcgttttatttaaatacgctTAGAGACCGGAATTTAACACTGCTTTTCTAACTATATTGCTCATCCGAATTCCGAATTGCGTATGATGAGGGATAACAGCTTTCAGCCTTCAGATAATTCTGGCAACTTTCCGGACTAGCGTTTGTCTGCAAAATCTATTGAAGTAGATAACTTTGTTATATTCACGATGCCTcgatttaagattattataattattaccttaaATCATGATTATATGTGACCAAGGTTTATTAGGTTTgactagattttaatttttaccgatataggtagtacctataccGACCTACAGTGAAAACTGCTTAATGCGGACCCTGAATCAATTATGTATTCTTCAATGCTTTGCCCTGGTTTTTGTTTtgcattgaaaaattaaaatctcataaattataatgttttcaagTTTTTCCACTACATCTTTGGCAATAGAATTCTCTCACAAATTGAAATATCTACTACTAGTACCTACTCTAATCATTGATCTGAATGTTTTGGATGTCACGAATGTCATTGTTATGCATTATTCTAGTTATATTATCTTTGTTTCCACTTTTTCTAAACTACCGCAATCTAACTAGAAAATTTGATTTCTTTGGAAGGTTTAAAGGACGTTACAtcatatcaatttttttcaggTTGAGTCGTGATACATGACCTTGTTTACTCAGGCTCGAACCTCAAGAGtgttatacctactacatagtgcaatttattattcaccTAGGTCAGTGTTATGTTCTATGTGGGAAACCAGTTCAACTAAGTTTgacaaatacctacataaatatttcaataattatccTCCTAAAACAGTAGCAGCTACCAGCTGGGTAGAAATGACTATTATTGCGGCTCCGGCATATGCTGTGCCGTCTGGGtggtttgttttgaaaatttgatatccAGGCCCCAGGGATATTAAAATGTGAAGAGTTTGTAAAGTGTGTTTAAGTATCTCAGAGATAAGTACGAtgtcagttttattattttggagtgtggttagaatatattttttttgatctaGTCCGATATAGTCATGAGcgtctttaaaaaatataagtggaGGTAAGATGCTTTTAGGTGTATCATTGGTGGTATTAGGTTGCCCCTGATTTGAAGTCTCTGGTCGTCAAAAtcgtaatcaaataatataggtaaataggtgatgatattaaatttatattgcagctatatttaagtaatttattttactaatttttagattctgagtggaacgatgaatgtattgattttacaatgatgtgttattttttttatttttttttgtgtctgtcatcatcttttagtacagtaaaaatgcttagattctCTTCAGCAGTATCTTTTCTgacaggaaagtgaatctagttggtactttggggggtcaaaactcaaaagtaaaaaaaattagtaagtttagtaaatttaataaattcagtaggttacaagtgggtcactgtataatggatagtattaaatttgaattcaatgatataatatcactgtataagaaaaacgattctgagcggagacggtatgtcagtctaggtataagacatattatctacttatctatggtataaaaaaagaaagttgacctataataggtacctacctataataaattccaaattaatcatataacaatatccattaggtacttatataacgTGTTatgcatcaacaacaaaccgtggtactatcatagatatataatagtatactttagaagtttcaagtacccacgaataatatttgtacaatcacaacaaaataactaaaatagttattctaggttttttaatatgtaattttgtccaaatttgaacttaaaatgactataaaaatatactgtgcttaaatattttttagattttttggttacagaattaactacttacgtggaatcttgttttaaattttcaatccttatatataaaagttaaacattttataaattttaactacaaaataattattaaattttaaatttgataaatgttatcaatatttgaattttaaatgaatacaaaaaaaattgtgcctgtgtattattaatattattcaactgctattgtaataatatatcatatatagccttgtattaaattttcacgcattattatttatcaccctaaaaataaaattatagaaaaaaaaattgaaaaaattgaaaactgataatGCCCGTAAGGCGTAAAGTGTAAACAACtccaaaagagtcaaaatattttcaaatttttatggttaggttaggttaggttaggtttgtttaatttgcaaaaattcaaatgtcttacaaaattaaattgaaataattattaaaataaatacattcttgCACAAGCACCATTTAATCTTAAAAGACTAGATGCTAAAATAATAAAGgactgatttttatttattaattttattttacatataaaattcatGTGGGATTATTTGTACTATTATCAGTCTTATTGTCTTATTATGTtgttactattgttattacttattagtcttATTGTCAAGTTATTGTGGTTATAATAACACATAGagtagaatatatattatagtaatatagtaaatattagtatattactattatagttaggtactaatTAGTTAGTCTACATATTTACAATCTACATCTTAACTTGTCATCTTGATGTTTTGCCCCCGACGGCCGACATGTAAAAGCTTTGAAAAATGGGCAACAATGTATGAATGTACTATAGAggtctaggtaggtacctacatattatatatttgtatttatatacacaccATAATTTTGGTGTTTGttatcttttaatatttaatgatagaattaaatatacatattatctatcaTACATCTTACTTTcaaatacattgtttaaataatttaaatatcgtatatattttttttctataacaaataaatgaCAATACTGAAGATGTTAAatgttatactatttaaatgcaAACTCTTATAAGTCTATTGTCTATAACATAATGACaatattgaatgtttaaaaattattaataattaaaacactgtGTATAGAAACttaacctatataaattataaatatttaaatgattataataatcttgaaataaataatataaataaaaatgtatttaatataataaacttaaaaaaaacttttattcttCTTCTTCCTCTTCTTCCTCTTCTGATTCATCTTCCTCTTCAGACGATTCTTGTCCTTCTGCTTGAGCAACATCTAGATGCTCGGTGTCATGTTCGTCTTCGCCAATATCACCGTTTTCTTCAACTATTTCTTGTATTTCAACCTTTGAACTAATATCTCCATCGTTTTCAGATACAACAGAGGTACTACTTGTTATGGTAGTTGTCTTTTTGATTGTTCGTTGAAATACTGCTGTAGTTTTAACCCCACCTTCATCTTCGTTAATTATTTCCGTGGAGGTGGTAGTAGTTGAAGATTTTGCAATCGCAGCAGCATTAGTTTCTTGGGATTCTGAGCTTATATCTCTAGTTTTCTCAGACAATTCTATTTGTTGTTCGGATTGATCGATTTCTTCTTTTGTTGTAATTTCATTGACTACTTGTTCAGTTTCTTCAACTTTCTTATCTAATGCTGATTGCGCTGCGTCTTCTTCAGCGGCAGATCTTCTAGCTGCTTCATCTTCCGCTGCTAGTCGAGTTGCTTCTTCTTCAGCTGCTAGTCGAGCTGCTTCTTCTTCAGCTGCTAAGCGAGCTGCTTCTTCTTCAGCTGCTAGTCGAGCTGCTTCTTCTTCAGCTGCTAGTCGAGCTGCTTCTTCTTCAGCTGCTAGTCGAGCTGCTTCTTCTTCAGCTGCTAGTCGAGCTGCTTCTTCTTCAGCTGCTAGCCTAGCTGTTTCTTCTTCAGCTGCTAGTCTAGCTGCTTTTTCTTCAGCTGCTAGCCGAGCGGCTTCTTCTTCAGCCGCTAGCCGAGCGGCTTCTTTTTCAGCTGCCAGTCGAGCTGCTTCCTTTTTAGCTGCTTTCTCTTCAGCTAGTATTCGAGTGGCTTCCTGTTCAGCTGCTTCTTTTGCTGCTAATCTAGTAGCTTCTTTTTCAGCAGCTTCCTCTTCAGCATGTAACTGAGCTGCTTTCTTTTCTGCTGCTTCTTTTTCTGAAGCTAATCGAGTTGCTTCCTTTTCAGCTGCTAAATTCTTGTTAGAAATTGTTTGCGTGGACTCaatcttattaaaattatttttagtatcatcttctaactttttttttggatgatttttcgaattttctgtattatttactttaaccGTTGGATGTGCTGAAGATGCCGCCACAGCTTCTCTAGTTTTGTTGTAATAAGACAACATAGTGATATTGTCGTCAACTTCTTTTGACAAATGTGGCCTTCTCCTTGGATATGCCTTGCCACCAGCATATGACACACAAGCTAAATGTCCtttacctttaaaaatataaatgctattactattgtttaataaataagaatggtaattattattattatattataccaatgcTGTTGTCGCGGCGATATGAATCAGAGTCAGAAAGGATCTTTTCAATATAAGCATCAGATTCTATACGTTGTGCTATAGGTAATTCACTATATCCATTAGACACCGAAGATATTTTGGGTCTGATTGTAGGAGTGTATATTTGTTTAAGCAATCCAGCGGTTTGAGCTCGGATATCTCTTGTAACATCATCAAAGTTCTATAACCatcaaaataatagtattaataaaaaaataaatcttaatatttattattaatcaatttaattggTTCTCACTGTAGAACTCCTAGAGTTTAGATACTCATCAGTTGCATCGTACGATGGATGAGATCGTGGACGATGTTCTATCCTATCTAAAACACCATGAATTGTAGCTGCGGATCTTCTGTGTAATGGTACGTAATGATGGTGAGTATAAGGATAACCATTGTAAGGTAAAACTTTTGAAGATGGTTTCCCAGTTGATATCGATGGTGTTAAGATAAATGGAGTAGGCGTAGTACTCGTCTGATAAACTTGATGCGCCTGATTAGtgattagaatattaattaattaattatttaatatataataatattgcatgcgagaagttttaattttttatatagatacaaggtgtatttattttgaaaacgcATTGAAATATAACTTAAGTGcttcgttatttttaaataagtaatatattcaatttgcGAATCTAAGTcaaaatacctatctatagaTCTAAAATCCatgattaaaaaatcaatgGATAGgacaaaaaaatccaaataaaaataaaatttgaaaatagcatgcttatgatagtaataattgGATTATTTGAGTATGATTGTCAAATGtcaataatgtattatcatttaagttataaataataatacaattatgaattaatcttaaataacttatttga from the Acyrthosiphon pisum isolate AL4f chromosome X, pea_aphid_22Mar2018_4r6ur, whole genome shotgun sequence genome contains:
- the LOC100167645 gene encoding plectin codes for the protein MVYSSDFYTSRRPAYYKPASSYSVTPLYSSDGYDLPPTYYKAHQVYQTSTTPTPFILTPSISTGKPSSKVLPYNGYPYTHHHYVPLHRRSAATIHGVLDRIEHRPRSHPSYDATDEYLNSRSSTNFDDVTRDIRAQTAGLLKQIYTPTIRPKISSVSNGYSELPIAQRIESDAYIEKILSDSDSYRRDNSIGKGHLACVSYAGGKAYPRRRPHLSKEVDDNITMLSYYNKTREAVAASSAHPTVKVNNTENSKNHPKKKLEDDTKNNFNKIESTQTISNKNLAAEKEATRLASEKEAAEKKAAQLHAEEEAAEKEATRLAAKEAAEQEATRILAEEKAAKKEAARLAAEKEAARLAAEEEAARLAAEEKAARLAAEEETARLAAEEEAARLAAEEEAARLAAEEEAARLAAEEEAARLAAEEEAARLAAEEEAARLAAEEEATRLAAEDEAARRSAAEEDAAQSALDKKVEETEQVVNEITTKEEIDQSEQQIELSEKTRDISSESQETNAAAIAKSSTTTTSTEIINEDEGGVKTTAVFQRTIKKTTTITSSTSVVSENDGDISSKVEIQEIVEENGDIGEDEHDTEHLDVAQAEGQESSEEEDESEEEEEEEEE